The sequence below is a genomic window from Streptomyces sp. NBC_00289.
GGCGGCCCGGTCCGGGTGGCGTTCGCAGGCGTCGGCGGCGGCCAGCAGGTTCGCCCGGGCCATCAGGTTGGTGTACACGTTGTCGTCGGCGACCGCGCTGTACTCGTCGGGCCCGGTGACGCCGTCGATGTGGAAGACGCCGTGGTGGTCGTGGTGGCCCAGCGAGCGCCACAGACGGGCCGTCTCCACCAGCAGTTCGATCCCGGTGTCGCGGGCGAAGCGTTCGTCGCCGGTGGCCGCCGTGTAGCGCACCACCGCGTCCGCGACGGCGGCGTTCACGTGGAAGGCGGCCGTGCCGGCGGGCCAGTACGCGGACCCCTCGGAGCCCGCGATGGTCCGCCACGGGAACGCGGCTCCGTTCAGGCCCAGTTGGGCCGCGCGCTCCTTGGCCTCGGGCAGGGTGCGCTGGCGCCAGCGCAGGGCTTCGGCCACGGCGTCGGGCGCGGTGTAGGTCAGCAGCGGCAGCACGAAGGTCTCGGTGTCCCAGAAGGCGTGGCCGTCGTAGCCGGAGCCGGTCAGTCCCTTCGCGGGGATCGCGCGCTGTTCCGCCCGGGCGCCGGCCTGCAGCACATGGAAGAGGGCGAAGCGGACGGCCTGCTGGATTTCCTCGTCGCCGTCGATCTCGACGTCCGCGCGCGCCCAGAAGTCGTCGAGTTCGGTGCGCTGTTCGTCCACGAGACCCTGCCAGCCGCCCATCGCGGCCGCCGCCAGCGCCGCGTCGACCTGGTCGCACATCGCGGGCAGGGACCGCGCGCCGGACCAGCCGTGGGCGACCAGCTTCTCCACCTTCAGCCGCTGACCGGGCGCCAGGACCGAGGTGACGGTCAGCCGGGCGACGTCCACGTTGCTCTCGGCGCCGGTGGTGGTCCCCTCCGGCCCCTCGACCACGTGGTCCGCGGCCACGGCCACCCGCAGGCCGCTGCGCCGGGTGCGGTGCACCAGGCGCAGCCGGCGACCGACGGCGAAGTCGTCCTCGGGTTCCAGCGGCGACTTGAGCGCCACGGCCGCCCGCGGGTCGCCGTTCGCTCCCGGAAGGGTCTCGTTGGCGACGAGCTCCGACTGGATCACCACGCGGATGTCGCTGTCGACGGCCTCCACCTCGTAGGCCACGGCGGCGATCGCCCGCTGGGTGAGGGAGACGAGCCGGGTGGAGCGCACCCGGATGCGCGTGCCGGCCGGGGAGACCCACTCGCAGACCCGCTCCAGTGTCCCGCGGCGCAGGTCGAGTGTCCGCTCGTGCGCGACGAGGCGGCCGTAGCGCAGGTCGAAGGGCTCGTCGTCCACCAGCAGCCGCAGCACCTTGCCGTTGGTGACGTTGATGACGGTCTGGCCCGACTCCGGGTAGCCGTAGCCGGCCTCGGCGTAGGGCAGCGGATGCAGCTCGTACACCCCGTTCAGGTAGGAACCGGGCAGTCCGTGCGGTTCGCCCTCGTCGAGGTTGCCGCGCCAGCCGACATGGCCGTTGGAGAGCGCGAACACGGACTCGCTCTGCGCCAGGACGTCGAGGTTCAGCTCGGTCTCGCGCACGGCCCACGGTTCGACGCTGTACGACCTCTGGGTGATCACGCCCTGCCTCCCAGGTCGGCGAGGTCCTTGACGACCCGGTCCGCGCCGTGTGCGGACAGCGCCTCGGCCTGCCCCACCCGGTCGACGCCGACGACGTACCCGAAGCGCCCGGCGCGTCCCGCGTCCATGCCGGCCAGCGCGTCCTCGAAGACGGCGGAGTGCGCCGCGTCGGTGCCGAGGTCCTGGGCGGCGGCCAGGAACGTGTCGGGGTGCGGCTTGCCCGGCAGGTGCCGTTCGGCGGCCACCACGCCGTCGATGCGTACGTCGAAGAGGTCTTCGGCGCCGATCGCGCGCAGCACGTCCCGGCAGTTGGCGCTGGAGGAGACGATCGCGGTGCGCAGTCCCTGCTCGCGGACCGCCTCGATGTAGCGCAGGGTGCCGTCGTAGGCCTCGACGCCGCCGGCCCGGATCTTCGCCAGGACCAGGTCGTTCTTGCGGTTGCCGAGTCCGTTGACCGTTGGCGCGTCGGGTGGGTCGCCCGGATCGCCCTCGGGCAGTTCGACGCCGCGGGAGGCCAGGAAGCTGCGGACGCCGTCGGCGCGCGGGAGTCCGTCGACGTACTCGTCGTAGTCGGCCTGTTCGAACGGCCGGAACCGGTCGCCCTCCCGCTCGCGCAGGAACGCGTCGAACGTCTCCTTCCAGGCGGCCGCGTGCACCACGGCCGTCCTGGTGACGACCCCGTCGAGGTCGAAGAGGCAGGCGACAATTTCTTCGGGGAGACCGAGCTGCGTCATAAGGAGACGGTTCCCCGAGAAGGCGAGTCCAGTGAGTGGCGCACGCCACAACGGGGATTCCGTGACTTTTCCGGGTCGGCCGAGGGCAGCCGAAGCGTCCGAGTCGCCGGGTGACACACTCTGCTCTGTGCCGCTGACCTTCGACGACCTGCTGATCCGTGCCCGGGCGCTCACCCGCGACGGGCGGCGAGCCGTCCTGGGCATCGCCGGCAGCCCCGGCTCGGGCAAGACGACCCTCGCCGAGCACCTGGTGCGCGCGCTCGACGAGGCGGGAGCACCCCGGGTCGCGCACGTCCCCATGGACGGCTTCCACCTCGCCGACGTCGAACTGGACCGCCTCGGCCGCCGCGACCGCAAGGGCGCGCCGGACACCTTCGACGCGGCGGGGTACGCGGCACTGCTACGGCGCCTGCGCGAGGAGGAGGGCGGTGAGCAGGGCATCGTGTACGCCCCCGGCTTCGAACGGACGCTGGAACAACCCCTCGCCGGAGCGGTGCCCGTGCCGCCGGACGCCCGGCTGATCGTCACGGAGGGCAACTACCTGCTGCTGGGCACGGGCGCGTGGGCGCGGGTCCGGGCGCAGCTGGACGAGGTGTGGTTCTGCGAGCTGGACGAGGAGGAACGCGTCCGCCGACTGGTGGCCCGGCACGAGGAGTTCGGCAAGGGACACGAGGAGGCGGTGACGTGGGTCCACCGCAGCGACCGGCCCAACGCGGAGCTGGTCGCGGCGACGCGGGACCGGGCCGACCTCGTCGTACCGGTGACGGCGATGCCGCGGGTGGACCCGGCGACGTGAGGACTCCGGGGGGGCCGGGCCGTCCGCGAACCCGGTCCTCCCCGGCCGGTCACTCCGGTGGCGGGCGGGGTCGCGACAGCCCGTACACGCCGGACGTCGTCGCCCGCCACGCGGCCGGCAACTCCTCTCAACAACCGGGCGGCACCGTCACGTTCACCACCGGGGCCGCCGGCCTCCGGTCCTCAGTCGCGCCGGGTGAGTTCCGGTTCCTCACACGACAGGTGCGGGCCGGCGGGCGTGCAGTGCCACGGTCAGTGTGTGCGGGCCGGATCCACCGATGTAGACGCGGTTCCCGGTCGTCGCATCGGTGCCGCCCGCCACGGTGTAGTCCTGACCCGGGTCGTACCGTAGTACGTCGCTCCGGTCCGGCCCGGCGAGCAGTTCGCCTGCCTCGACGCCGGCCTCGACCCGGATCTCGTCGTCGCCGACCCGGTAGGTCATCGGCCCGGTCGTCAGGCACCAGCGTCCGTCGCCGATCGGTACGGCACCCTCCAGCACGCCGCCCGGCCGGAAGGTCAGTTCGAGCGCCCAGGGCACCCGTGGTCCGCTGATGTCGATCCGCAGGTCGGCACCGTCGTCCCTCAGGTCCACCTCGACGCGGGTCGTGTGCGAGACCTCGTCCCGAGGCCGGTCCGGGAAGGCCATCGCGGCCGCGAAGCGACCCTCGTCCGCCAGCCGGTAGACGCCGTCGTCCCGTCGCCCACCCGGCGGGAGCGGCTGGTAGTAGGCGGCCGTGAGGGTTTCGGTGAGCCGGTACCGGTTGTCGGCGGGCCGTTGCATGCCGGCGGCGCGGAACGGGCCCAGGTCGAAGAACCCCCGCGTGAGACGGACCGCGTCGAGGACGGCGTCGCCGGCGAACAGACGCAGGAAGGTGGGATTGCAGGCGAGGCCCGAGCGGATGCGCCGGTGCTCGGGCACGTCGGAGCCGCCGTACACCACCGTGTGCGCGGTGGCCGAGGCGCGTGCGGCGAGGCGTGCGGTGGTGATGTACCGGTCGCGCGGAAGTGTCTCCGCGGCCGGGTCCGGCAGGGCGCGGCACAGGTCCGGGGCGAGGAGGGTCTGGGCGAGCAGGTCGGGGTCGTCGATGCCGCCGGCGGCCGCCAGCCGCGCCGCCCGGCCGAAGTCGCCCCGGCCCGTGCGGATCGCGAGCAGCCGGTAGTGCGGCAGGTAGGGCGCCAGCGGGAACGGGTGGTTCTGGTCCTGCCGTCGCGAGTGGACGGTCTCCACCGTGCCGTCCGGCCTGATGAGGTCCAGGGTCGTGGCGAGATTGCGTTCGACGGCGTCGAGCAGGTCGGCACGTCCGAGGACGTCGGCAAGCAGCAGCAGCGACGGGTTGGACACGTGGGCCGCGTAGTTGGCGCTCCGTTCCGAGTACAGGCCCTCCGCGTCGATGTCGACGCCCTCGGCGAGCCATTCCGCCACGCGGTCGAGCAGCCGGTCGTCCGGGAACGACCGGTGCAGCCGGGCCAGCGCCGCGCACAGCTCCCAGCGGTGGTTCGGGGTGTGCACCCCACCGGTCAGGAGACTGCCGGAGGCGGCGCCGGCGATCTCGGCGAGCGCGGCCGTGACGTCGTGCAGTTCCGGCCCCGCGCCCGCGGCGAGGACGTGCGCGTCGCACACGTCGTTGACGGTGAAAGCGGAGTCCGGCGGTGACTGCACGTTGTCGCCGCCGGCGAAGAGGCCGGTGGTGGTCTGCACGGCCCGCAAGGCGCGGAGGTGGGTCATCGCGGCGGCGACGGCCTGCCTGCTGCCGTGCAGTGCCGAGTCCGGGGAACGGTACGCCGCGACCAGGGTCTTCACCCGGCGCGCCAGACCACGGTGCGGCACACCGGCGGGTTCCTGGTCGGGGCAGGCCGCCAGCGGGACGGCCGACCGGTCGGCGGCGCCGGCCACCGCGCGGACGAACTCGTGGTCGAGCACAGTGGGCACGGTCAGTCCTTCAGTCCGGCATTGATGTCGGCGCTCATGACGTAGCGCTGGAAGACCAGGAAGACGAGGACCAGCGGGATCATGGAGATGACCGATCCCCCGAGCAGCACGGACCAGTTGATGTTCTGCGCCCCGACCAGGCTCTGGATGCCGATCTGCACGGTGAACTTGTCGGGGTCGTTGAGCATCAGAAGCGGCCAGATGTAGTCGTTCCACCGCCACTGGAACGACAGGATGGCGAGCGTCAGCATGATGGGCCGGGAGATCGGCACCATGATCCTCAGGAAGATCGACAGCTCACGCGCCCCGTCGATGCGGGCGGCCTCGACGAGCTCGTCGGGGACCGTCAGGAAGAACTGGCGGAACATGAAGCATCCGGTCGCGGTGAGCACCGCCGGGAGGATGATGCCGCCGAACGAGTTGTAGAGGCCGAGGTCGCGGACCACCAGGAACTCCGGGGCGAGCATGACCTCGGACGGCAGCATCGTGGTGGCCAGGATGCAGAGGAAGAAGACCTTGAGCCACTTGTTGTCGTACTTGGCCAGCGCGTACCCGGTGCAGCAGCTGGCTCCCACCGTGAGGATCGTCGTGATCACGCACACGATGGCCGTGTTGATGAAGTACTGGGAGAAGTTGGCGCTGTCCCAGGCTGCCTTGTAGCCCGACAGGGTGGGGTTGTGCGGAAGCACCGTCAGCGGAAGGGAGAACAGGTCTCCGGCCGGTTTGAAGGAGCTGAGGACGAACCACAGCACCGGCAGCCCGTAGAGGCACGCCAGGATCCACAGCAGTGTCGTCGCGGGTACCGCGCGCCGAAGCCCACCGCCGCCCCCGCCGCGGGGCCGCCTCTTGGCAAGGGCCCGTACGGAATCGGCCTTGACCGGACGCGGCGTGTCTGTGGTTGTCATCGGTTCTCCATCCGCCGGTTGACGATCAGCTGGATGATCGCGACGGCCATCAGGATGAGCATGAGCACGAACGACGCGGCGCTCGCGTAGCCGATCTGGCCCGTTTTGAAGCCGGTCTGGTAGATGTACTGGACAAGCAGGTTGTTCGACGTTCCCGGTCCGCCGTTGTTGAGGGCGAGGAACAGCGGGTATTCCTTCATCGCGTTGATCGTGTTGAGCAGGATGACGATGAAGGAGGTGGGCGCGATGCTCGGCAGTGTGATGCTGATGAACTGGCGCCAGGGGCCCGCGCCGTCGAGCGAGGCCGCCTCGTAGTACGAGGTGGGCACGTTCTTGATCGCCGCGATGAACAACAGCATCGAGAACGCCGTCCCCCACCAGGCGCCCGCCATCACCACCACGCCCAGGGACAGGTCCGCGTTCGACTGCCAGGGGATCGCGTCCCCGCCGAGCTTCTCGATGACGTAGTTGATCAGTCCGAAGTTCTCGCCGAACAGCCAGCGCCACAGGACACCCACGACGATGGGCGAGATGAGCCACGGGATGAAGAAGACGACACGGGCGAGCGACGCGCCCTTGGCCTGCCTGCTCACCACCAGGTTGGCGATGAGCAGCGAGAGCGCGAAGTTCAGCGGAACGACGAGCACGGCGTACAGCAGCGTCCGGGCCAGCGCGTCGTAGAAGATGGAGTCGCCGAACAGGTTCTGATAGTTGTCCAGTCCGACGAACTGGAACGCCCCTACGCCCGTGTAGTTCGTGAAGGAGTAGACGAGCCCGATCACCGCCGGCCAGACGAAGAACAGCGAGAAGAGCACAACATTGGCCGTGATGAGGACGAGCGGCGCAATGGTGTAGCTGCTGCGCCTCCTGGGCGGGCTCACGGACACGTCCGAGGCGCGTTTTGTCATCTTCCTGACTCCGTGCTGGTGGATGGGATTGCTGTGGGCTCACGCCGTGAGCCCGGCATCACGTGGGCGTTTTCCAGGCCGGGCGGCGGTGTGTCGGCCCCGCCGCCCGGTCCTGTGGCCCACGATCAGCCGCCGACCTGCTGGTTGTAGCCGGACACGATGTTCTCCAGGGCCTTGTCGGCCGTCTGCTGGCCGTTGATCGCCTTGCCGAGCTCCGTCTTGGTCGGGTCCTCGGTGAGGCTCTTGCCCTTCAGCACCCAGTTCGTCTGCGCGCCGTTGAAGTAGCCGGAGATCGGGTCGTAGAGCGGGATCTCCTCGTTGTACAGCTTGAACGCCGCCTGCGCCGCCTCGGACTTGAAGGGGTACTTCGGGCTCAGACCGCTCTCGACCGGCAGGAACCCGGACGCCTCGCACAGCGCCTGGTAGTGGGCCGGCTCGTACAGCCAGGACAGGAACTTCGTCGCTGCGCCCGCCGCGTCGCCGTTGTTGTTGAAGCCCACCGTCATGCCGCCGCTGTTGACGTCACTGGCCTGCACCGGCTGGGCGGGAGTCGGGACGCTCGCCCAGTCGAACTTCTTGATGCTGTCCGCGAAGGCGGGAACCTGCCATACGCCGGACCAGTAGGCGACGACGTCACCGCTCTGGAACATGGCCGACGGGTCGGCGCCGCTGGTCCACACCGACTTCGGCATGGTCTTGTCGTCGTTCAGTCCGACGAAGTAGTTCACGGCCTTCTTGGTCGCCGCGTCCACCGAGAACTTGCCGGAGGAGTCCGCGTGGACGTACTTCCCGCCCATCTCGTACACCATGGCGCGGAGCCGGGACGGCGACTGGTCGAACGTCAGGGAGTACTTGGCGCCGGTCTTCTCGCGGACCTTGTTCGCGGCGGCGATGAAGTCGGTCCAGGTCCAGGTCTTCTGGGGCGAGGCCGGGAAGGCGACGCCGGCCTTCTTGAACAGCGTCTCGTTGATGAACAGGCCGGACGCGGTGACGTCCGAGGGGATGGACAGCACCTTCCCGGACGAGTCCTTGGCGAGGAAGTTGGCGTTGATCTTGTTGCTCTTGTTGTTGGCGATGGAGCTGAGGTCGATCAGCTTGCTCGACCAGATCGGGTCCAGCGCCGGCACGGCCGCCACGTCGGGCAGGGAGTTCGCCTGCGCGGCGTTGTGGAGCTTCGTCGTGTAGCCGTCGTAGGGGATGTTGACGAGCTTGACGTTGACGCCGGTTTCCTTCTTGTACTGCGCCACCATCTTCTTCCAGCCCGCGTCCTGCCCCGGAACCGTGGAGATCCAGAACGTCAGCGACTTGGCGGTCCCGCCCGAGTCGGACCCCGACCCGCAGGCGGAGAGCAGCATGACACCTGCCGTGGCTACGGCAGCGAGGGGAACCAGGCGGCGCATGCCGCCGCGGCCGAGTCGGCGGGAGCGCCGCACACCTACAGTGGTCATCTTCGATCCCTTTTCCTCGCGGGGACGGAGCACGGCGCCGACCGAGCGGCACGGGTGCATTGTGCAGAAGAGTTTTGCTTTCCGAGGGCGCGGCCTCGCCCGGCCGCGTCATCCTGACGGGCGAGGATCCCCGGCCTCCTGGCCGTCACCGCACAAGCACGCCCTGGTGCGGTTGCCGTACGTCGAGTACGGGCGGGACGCTCACCCCAAGCCGGTGTCCCGACCGACTTAGAAAGCGCTTGTCCGGACATTGGCAGACCGAGTCGGAGGCCGTCAATCCTTCGTCCGCGCGGCCTCGGTCACGGTTTGGACTCCCCGGGCGACCGCCAGCCGGGCGGCACCCACCGCCGTGCCGAGATCTCCGACCGTGCTGCTGACCACTTCGGTGGGCCAGCTGAGCCGTGCCAGTTCGGCCCGCACACCGGGCAG
It includes:
- a CDS encoding glycoside hydrolase family 65 protein, with translation MITQRSYSVEPWAVRETELNLDVLAQSESVFALSNGHVGWRGNLDEGEPHGLPGSYLNGVYELHPLPYAEAGYGYPESGQTVINVTNGKVLRLLVDDEPFDLRYGRLVAHERTLDLRRGTLERVCEWVSPAGTRIRVRSTRLVSLTQRAIAAVAYEVEAVDSDIRVVIQSELVANETLPGANGDPRAAVALKSPLEPEDDFAVGRRLRLVHRTRRSGLRVAVAADHVVEGPEGTTTGAESNVDVARLTVTSVLAPGQRLKVEKLVAHGWSGARSLPAMCDQVDAALAAAAMGGWQGLVDEQRTELDDFWARADVEIDGDEEIQQAVRFALFHVLQAGARAEQRAIPAKGLTGSGYDGHAFWDTETFVLPLLTYTAPDAVAEALRWRQRTLPEAKERAAQLGLNGAAFPWRTIAGSEGSAYWPAGTAAFHVNAAVADAVVRYTAATGDERFARDTGIELLVETARLWRSLGHHDHHGVFHIDGVTGPDEYSAVADDNVYTNLMARANLLAAADACERHPDRAAGLGVDEEESAAWRDAATAVHVPYNHELGVHEQHAGFTRYQRWDFTDTRADQYPLLLHFPYFDLYRKQVVKQADLVLAMYMCSGWFDEFCDEEQIARNFAYYEPLTVRDSSLSACCQAVVAAQSGHLDLAYDYAAEAALMDLADLEHNTRDGLHIASLAGTWTALVAGFGGLRRDGDTLRFAPRLPERFSRLAFTLQILGRRLRVEIGPDKATYTLQTGGPLTIRHHGAPLTLRDDGPVVRTVPWPAARPAPDQPPHRRPNAH
- a CDS encoding HAD family hydrolase, producing MTQLGLPEEIVACLFDLDGVVTRTAVVHAAAWKETFDAFLREREGDRFRPFEQADYDEYVDGLPRADGVRSFLASRGVELPEGDPGDPPDAPTVNGLGNRKNDLVLAKIRAGGVEAYDGTLRYIEAVREQGLRTAIVSSSANCRDVLRAIGAEDLFDVRIDGVVAAERHLPGKPHPDTFLAAAQDLGTDAAHSAVFEDALAGMDAGRAGRFGYVVGVDRVGQAEALSAHGADRVVKDLADLGGRA
- a CDS encoding nucleoside/nucleotide kinase family protein is translated as MPLTFDDLLIRARALTRDGRRAVLGIAGSPGSGKTTLAEHLVRALDEAGAPRVAHVPMDGFHLADVELDRLGRRDRKGAPDTFDAAGYAALLRRLREEEGGEQGIVYAPGFERTLEQPLAGAVPVPPDARLIVTEGNYLLLGTGAWARVRAQLDEVWFCELDEEERVRRLVARHEEFGKGHEEAVTWVHRSDRPNAELVAATRDRADLVVPVTAMPRVDPAT
- a CDS encoding carbohydrate ABC transporter permease gives rise to the protein MTTTDTPRPVKADSVRALAKRRPRGGGGGGLRRAVPATTLLWILACLYGLPVLWFVLSSFKPAGDLFSLPLTVLPHNPTLSGYKAAWDSANFSQYFINTAIVCVITTILTVGASCCTGYALAKYDNKWLKVFFLCILATTMLPSEVMLAPEFLVVRDLGLYNSFGGIILPAVLTATGCFMFRQFFLTVPDELVEAARIDGARELSIFLRIMVPISRPIMLTLAILSFQWRWNDYIWPLLMLNDPDKFTVQIGIQSLVGAQNINWSVLLGGSVISMIPLVLVFLVFQRYVMSADINAGLKD
- a CDS encoding carbohydrate ABC transporter permease; the protein is MTKRASDVSVSPPRRRSSYTIAPLVLITANVVLFSLFFVWPAVIGLVYSFTNYTGVGAFQFVGLDNYQNLFGDSIFYDALARTLLYAVLVVPLNFALSLLIANLVVSRQAKGASLARVVFFIPWLISPIVVGVLWRWLFGENFGLINYVIEKLGGDAIPWQSNADLSLGVVVMAGAWWGTAFSMLLFIAAIKNVPTSYYEAASLDGAGPWRQFISITLPSIAPTSFIVILLNTINAMKEYPLFLALNNGGPGTSNNLLVQYIYQTGFKTGQIGYASAASFVLMLILMAVAIIQLIVNRRMENR
- a CDS encoding ABC transporter substrate-binding protein, whose protein sequence is MTTVGVRRSRRLGRGGMRRLVPLAAVATAGVMLLSACGSGSDSGGTAKSLTFWISTVPGQDAGWKKMVAQYKKETGVNVKLVNIPYDGYTTKLHNAAQANSLPDVAAVPALDPIWSSKLIDLSSIANNKSNKINANFLAKDSSGKVLSIPSDVTASGLFINETLFKKAGVAFPASPQKTWTWTDFIAAANKVREKTGAKYSLTFDQSPSRLRAMVYEMGGKYVHADSSGKFSVDAATKKAVNYFVGLNDDKTMPKSVWTSGADPSAMFQSGDVVAYWSGVWQVPAFADSIKKFDWASVPTPAQPVQASDVNSGGMTVGFNNNGDAAGAATKFLSWLYEPAHYQALCEASGFLPVESGLSPKYPFKSEAAQAAFKLYNEEIPLYDPISGYFNGAQTNWVLKGKSLTEDPTKTELGKAINGQQTADKALENIVSGYNQQVGG